One part of the Drosophila teissieri strain GT53w chromosome 3R, Prin_Dtei_1.1, whole genome shotgun sequence genome encodes these proteins:
- the LOC122622073 gene encoding zinc finger matrin-type protein CG9776 isoform X2: MKCTRECISVAQEAEKQKDELKKQRANYVKKVTLLKKEMKVLKDQREDLAAGEAPPSPTTKNFIEENDRLQMQIKKKLDTIENVIDMLNGIIGYEDVDEEPSKQKSHGRPQPEQQVNRSHSSSESSADSSESSSSSISTSDTSSDNEDEEETGGAVGSPTNLLKHRAIKSMKSKQRHGEMKTVSTPAQNYNFVFFDPEQHWCESCEVFPKSARDYLKHLHSEEHMNRETIETPWHVGIDHDPFPTFENAPAKRVPVRGMQFLVPANAWFCKLCSVWIGDLHCASAHLKSRLHSNKYQLFISQNPNYEMEWQANRERAMNQQKDHDDFKNKKTKEDEDKASKKKKKKSGEKKKKKRKHGKKSKQCRMDANSTSSSSDSFSSEEENGQQPKKGRAEQQPIGQLDKSTTAGSIRVAMRKQDSTPTNLKQEVPFQSVPPPIIKDCTVASGRGKWTSARVEEQKEDQNKRDDTMLKQWNNVQPVISASEKKLLEQLKGRLNNKGVRDQDNHKEVPKEVNDEKFRRGGGRRSRSRSKRRSYSRSISRGRDRDRRDRERDRDRGRRRRSRSRGRHFSRSPMRSSRRSRSREGRSRRSRSRSIERVERPVIKHSEFRPRTVPERKQTDIKRDKKDAESKSKLKLSKPSSNSLPGGKKLPFIGKMPVFKKQSVPASNYDATAVYTNGCLEAPPPPPPTLGGASSQVVARQQAPTVAQIQMAMMEDAFGNAPPFHPDAGMMVDYEELMPDPVQFANLMTSCPPPPPPGEGSDRDAHGLEAGDQHDNENRVDVLPPGIDETESDLVPHPLDTAAQPRGEELPKDLVEALDIIFPSDGVILETSNENSEKQEEVTITTIVKDDAVLSELNLQDLAKQGIHLVTINETEVSKKSHIQKSKKNEESEVFNGKSDAAENLKLIDAEDIPMPNSPPAEPSFDYETKSKAFNKQADISEIPQPAAPPSDSEKFRRQLELDELAMLGIDSSDMAAQYAL; this comes from the exons ATGAAATGCACTCGAGAATGCAttt CCGTGGCCCAAGAAGCGGAGAAGCAAAAGGATGAGCTCAAGAAACAGCGGGCAAACTATGTGAAAAAGGTAACGCTGCtcaaaaaggaaatgaaagtgCTTAAGGACCAGCGCGAGGACCTGGCAGCCGGCGAAGCACCACCCTCACCAACCACAAAGAATTTCATCGAAGAAAACGACCGACTGCAG ATGCAAATTAAGAAGAAACTGGATACAATTGAAAACGTTATAGACATGCTGAACGGCATAATTGGCTACGAAGATGTTGATGAAGAACCTTCTAAGCAGAAGTCACATGGCAGGCCTCAGCCGGAACAACAGGTTAACCGCTCCCACTCCTCCAGTGAAAGTTCGGCAGACAGCTCGGAATCCAGCTCATCATCTATTAGTACATCGGATACGTCATCCGATaacgaagacgaagaagaGACAGGCGGCGCAGTAGGTAGTCCCACCAACTTACTTAAGCACCGCGCCATTAAATCGATGAAGTCAAAGCAGCGACATGGTGAAATGAAGACAGTATCAACCCCAGcacaaaattacaattttgtgtttttcgatCCCGAGCAGCATTGGTGCGAGAGCTGTGAAGTTTTTCCCAAGTCTGCTCGAGACTATTTAAAGCATTTGCACTCCGAGGAACACATGAATCGTGAGACCATAGAAACTCCCTGGCATGTGGGTATTGACCACGATCCCTTTCCCACATTTGAAAACGCACCTGCCAAGCGCGTCCCCGTTAGGGGCATGCAATTTCTCGTGCCGGCTAACGCTTGGTTTTGCAAGCTCTGCAGTGTTTGGATTGGAGACTTACACTGCGCTTCCGCTCATCTCAAGTCTAGGCTTCACTCAAATAAATATCAG CTATTTATAAGTCAGAATCCCAACTATGAAATGGAGTGGCAAGCAAACCGTGAACGGGCCATGAATCAACAGAAAGACCACGATGATTTCAAGAATAAAAAGACCAAGGAAGACGAGGACAAGgcgtcaaaaaaaaagaaaaaaaagag CggtgagaaaaaaaaaaagaagcgcaaGCACGGAAAAAAGAGCAAACAATGTAGAATGGATGCAAACAGCACATCGTCATCCTCTGATAGCTTTTCGTCAGAAGAGGAAAATGGACAGCAACCAAAGAAAGGTCGTGCCGAACAGCAACCAATTGGTCAATTGGATAAGTCAACTACTGCAGGATCAATACGCGTGGCCATGAGAAAGCAGGACAGCACACCAACAAATTTGAAGCAGGAAGTGCCTTTTCAGTCTGTGCCGCCACCAATCATAAAGGATTGCACAGTTGCTTCAGGACGGGGTAAATGGACTTCAGCCAGGGTCGAAGAACAAAAGGAAGATCAAAATAAACGGGATGATACCATGCTCAAGCAATGGAATAATGTGCAGCCTGTTATAAGTGCGAGTGAAAAAAAGCTGTTGGAACAGCTTAAAGGAAGGCTAAATAACAAGGGAGTTCGCGACCAGGACAACCATAAAGAAGTACCTAAAGAAGTGAATGACGAAAAGTTCAGGCGAGGTGGAGGACGTCGTTCTCGTTCACGATCTAAGCGGCGCAGTTACTCTCGAAGCATAAGTCGGGGACGGGATCGAGATCGGCGGGATCGTGAGCGAGATAGAGACCGTGGACGCCGGCGTCGGTCACGCAGTCGTGGCCGACACTTCTCCCGTTCGCCTATGAGATCCAGCCGGagaagtcgatcccgtgagGGTCGAAGTCGACGTAGCCGTAGTCGCTCTATTGAACGGGTAGAGCGTCCCGTGATCAAGCATTCCGAATTTCGGCCCCGTACTGTACCGGAACGCAAGCAAACAGATATAAAGCGCGACAAAAAGGATGCAGAAAGCAAGTCAAAGTTAAAGTTATCAAAACCCAGTAGCAATTCCTTGCCTGGAGGCAAAAAGCTGCCTTTCATCGGTAAGATGCCAGTATTCAAAAAACAGTCTGTTCCAGCTTCTAACTACGATGCTACTGCTGTTTACACCAACGGCTGTTTGGAGgcaccacctccaccgccgcccacaTTGGGTGGAGCGTCGAGTCAGGTAGTTGCTCGTCAACAAGCACCGACAGTTGCGCAGATTCAGATGGCAATGATGGAAGATGCATTTGGCAATGCTCCCCCATTTCATCCTGATGCGGGTATGATGGTAGATTATGAAGAGCTAATGCCAGATCCCGTCCAGTTCGCAAATTTAATGACGAGCTGcccacctcctccaccgcctggAGAAGGCTCTGATAGGGACGCTCATGGCCTTGAGGCTGGCGATCAGCATGACAACGAAAACCGTGTGGACGTGTTGCCCCCAGGCATCGATGAAACCGAATCTGACCTGGTACCGCATCCGTTAGACACTGCAGCACAACCCCGCGGCGAGGAACTCCCAAAGGACCTGGTCGAAGCGCTTGACATAATATTCCCCAGCGACGGAGTGATTTTGGAGACATCAAATGAAAACAGTGAAAAGCAGGAAGAGGTTACTATCACCACCATTGTTAAGGATGACGCAGTGCTTAGTGAGCTTAATCTTCAAGACTTGGCTAAGCAGGGTATTCACCTTGTAACTATCAATGAAACAGAAGTCTCAAAAAAATCACATattcaaaaatcaaagaaGAATGAAGAGTCGGAGGTTTTTAATGGCAAATCTGACGCCgcagaaaacttaaaactaattGACGCAGAGGATATCCCAATGCCAAATTCGCCTCCAGCTGAGCCGTCATTTGACTATGAGACGAAAAGCAAGGCCTTCAACAAGCAAGCAGATATCTCGGAAATACCACAGCCGGCTGCACCGCCGTCAGACAGTGAGAAGTTTCGTCGTCAGTTAGAGCTTGACGAGTTGGCTATGCTGGGAATCGACAGCAGTGACATGGCGGCACAAT atgcCTTGTAA
- the LOC122622073 gene encoding zinc finger matrin-type protein CG9776 isoform X1 — protein sequence MDEDSASIQLGDRRLGKAVDLDLPPGPPGVDEKSGNENCELRSGGSGKRGKSSSRRRSSSRGRSDSHNTSPSNNRRRHSVSRSLTPPRRGRYNSADYGRYPRRRFDRDRRRSPERRRSPPRRGRRYGRSRSRSISPRRVGRWSPKKKPSSPSVPPQGGPPSQMTTAYGVMAAHMYGSYVAPQNVYGHQYGVPPGSFPPQDPLYGMPGPPPDHSTFGSAYGPPPTSSWGVNEYAQPVWMNQPMTGVQPSVSDALIQPQKARENLSDKKIGEEQKVPALEGAGLTPQDAVAQEAEKQKDELKKQRANYVKKVTLLKKEMKVLKDQREDLAAGEAPPSPTTKNFIEENDRLQMQIKKKLDTIENVIDMLNGIIGYEDVDEEPSKQKSHGRPQPEQQVNRSHSSSESSADSSESSSSSISTSDTSSDNEDEEETGGAVGSPTNLLKHRAIKSMKSKQRHGEMKTVSTPAQNYNFVFFDPEQHWCESCEVFPKSARDYLKHLHSEEHMNRETIETPWHVGIDHDPFPTFENAPAKRVPVRGMQFLVPANAWFCKLCSVWIGDLHCASAHLKSRLHSNKYQLFISQNPNYEMEWQANRERAMNQQKDHDDFKNKKTKEDEDKASKKKKKKSGEKKKKKRKHGKKSKQCRMDANSTSSSSDSFSSEEENGQQPKKGRAEQQPIGQLDKSTTAGSIRVAMRKQDSTPTNLKQEVPFQSVPPPIIKDCTVASGRGKWTSARVEEQKEDQNKRDDTMLKQWNNVQPVISASEKKLLEQLKGRLNNKGVRDQDNHKEVPKEVNDEKFRRGGGRRSRSRSKRRSYSRSISRGRDRDRRDRERDRDRGRRRRSRSRGRHFSRSPMRSSRRSRSREGRSRRSRSRSIERVERPVIKHSEFRPRTVPERKQTDIKRDKKDAESKSKLKLSKPSSNSLPGGKKLPFIGKMPVFKKQSVPASNYDATAVYTNGCLEAPPPPPPTLGGASSQVVARQQAPTVAQIQMAMMEDAFGNAPPFHPDAGMMVDYEELMPDPVQFANLMTSCPPPPPPGEGSDRDAHGLEAGDQHDNENRVDVLPPGIDETESDLVPHPLDTAAQPRGEELPKDLVEALDIIFPSDGVILETSNENSEKQEEVTITTIVKDDAVLSELNLQDLAKQGIHLVTINETEVSKKSHIQKSKKNEESEVFNGKSDAAENLKLIDAEDIPMPNSPPAEPSFDYETKSKAFNKQADISEIPQPAAPPSDSEKFRRQLELDELAMLGIDSSDMAAQYAL from the exons ATGGACGAAGACTCGGCTTCGATACAGCTGGGGGATAGGCGTCTCGGTAAAGCGGTCGATCTTGATCTGCCCCCAGGGCCACCCGGCGTCGACGAGAAAAGCGGAAATGAGAACTGCGAGCTTAGAAGCGGTGGGTCGGGAAAGCGCGGCAAGTCGAGTTCCAGGCGCCGTTCTTCATCCCGTGGTCGGTCGGATTCCCACAACACCTCTCCGTCGAACAATCGGCGAAGACATTCCGTGTCCCGCTCGCTGACTCCCCCACGTCGTGGTCGTTACAATTCGGCCGATTATGGGCGTTATCCCCGCCGTCGCTTTGATCGTGACCGACGACGCTCTCCCGAACGCAGGCGCTCTCCGCCACGTCGGGGACGCCGGTATGGACGATCCCGATCCCGCAGCATCTCGCCCCGACGGGTAGGTCGCTggtcaccaaaaaaaaagccgTCGTCGCCGTCAGTGCCGCCGCAGGGAGGACCACCTTCGCAAATGACAACTGCCTATGGAGTTATGGCCGCACATATGTACGGATCATACGTCGCTCCTCAAAATGTCTACGGTCACCAATACGGAGTGCCGCCTGGCTCGTTTCCACCTCAGGATCCGTTGTACGGCATGCCAGGTCCCCCGCCTGACCATAGCACTTTTGGGTCTGCCTATGGTCCGCCCCCCACAAGCTCGTGGGGCGTAAACG AGTACGCTCAGCCGGTCTGGATGAACCAGCCCATGACCGGGGTCCAGCCATCCGTTTCAGACGCCCTGATCCAGCCACAAAAGGCCCGCGAAAATCTTTCTGACAAGAAGATAGGCGAGGAACAGAAGGTGCCAGCGCTTGAAGGCGCAGGTTTGACGCCTCAGGACG CCGTGGCCCAAGAAGCGGAGAAGCAAAAGGATGAGCTCAAGAAACAGCGGGCAAACTATGTGAAAAAGGTAACGCTGCtcaaaaaggaaatgaaagtgCTTAAGGACCAGCGCGAGGACCTGGCAGCCGGCGAAGCACCACCCTCACCAACCACAAAGAATTTCATCGAAGAAAACGACCGACTGCAG ATGCAAATTAAGAAGAAACTGGATACAATTGAAAACGTTATAGACATGCTGAACGGCATAATTGGCTACGAAGATGTTGATGAAGAACCTTCTAAGCAGAAGTCACATGGCAGGCCTCAGCCGGAACAACAGGTTAACCGCTCCCACTCCTCCAGTGAAAGTTCGGCAGACAGCTCGGAATCCAGCTCATCATCTATTAGTACATCGGATACGTCATCCGATaacgaagacgaagaagaGACAGGCGGCGCAGTAGGTAGTCCCACCAACTTACTTAAGCACCGCGCCATTAAATCGATGAAGTCAAAGCAGCGACATGGTGAAATGAAGACAGTATCAACCCCAGcacaaaattacaattttgtgtttttcgatCCCGAGCAGCATTGGTGCGAGAGCTGTGAAGTTTTTCCCAAGTCTGCTCGAGACTATTTAAAGCATTTGCACTCCGAGGAACACATGAATCGTGAGACCATAGAAACTCCCTGGCATGTGGGTATTGACCACGATCCCTTTCCCACATTTGAAAACGCACCTGCCAAGCGCGTCCCCGTTAGGGGCATGCAATTTCTCGTGCCGGCTAACGCTTGGTTTTGCAAGCTCTGCAGTGTTTGGATTGGAGACTTACACTGCGCTTCCGCTCATCTCAAGTCTAGGCTTCACTCAAATAAATATCAG CTATTTATAAGTCAGAATCCCAACTATGAAATGGAGTGGCAAGCAAACCGTGAACGGGCCATGAATCAACAGAAAGACCACGATGATTTCAAGAATAAAAAGACCAAGGAAGACGAGGACAAGgcgtcaaaaaaaaagaaaaaaaagag CggtgagaaaaaaaaaaagaagcgcaaGCACGGAAAAAAGAGCAAACAATGTAGAATGGATGCAAACAGCACATCGTCATCCTCTGATAGCTTTTCGTCAGAAGAGGAAAATGGACAGCAACCAAAGAAAGGTCGTGCCGAACAGCAACCAATTGGTCAATTGGATAAGTCAACTACTGCAGGATCAATACGCGTGGCCATGAGAAAGCAGGACAGCACACCAACAAATTTGAAGCAGGAAGTGCCTTTTCAGTCTGTGCCGCCACCAATCATAAAGGATTGCACAGTTGCTTCAGGACGGGGTAAATGGACTTCAGCCAGGGTCGAAGAACAAAAGGAAGATCAAAATAAACGGGATGATACCATGCTCAAGCAATGGAATAATGTGCAGCCTGTTATAAGTGCGAGTGAAAAAAAGCTGTTGGAACAGCTTAAAGGAAGGCTAAATAACAAGGGAGTTCGCGACCAGGACAACCATAAAGAAGTACCTAAAGAAGTGAATGACGAAAAGTTCAGGCGAGGTGGAGGACGTCGTTCTCGTTCACGATCTAAGCGGCGCAGTTACTCTCGAAGCATAAGTCGGGGACGGGATCGAGATCGGCGGGATCGTGAGCGAGATAGAGACCGTGGACGCCGGCGTCGGTCACGCAGTCGTGGCCGACACTTCTCCCGTTCGCCTATGAGATCCAGCCGGagaagtcgatcccgtgagGGTCGAAGTCGACGTAGCCGTAGTCGCTCTATTGAACGGGTAGAGCGTCCCGTGATCAAGCATTCCGAATTTCGGCCCCGTACTGTACCGGAACGCAAGCAAACAGATATAAAGCGCGACAAAAAGGATGCAGAAAGCAAGTCAAAGTTAAAGTTATCAAAACCCAGTAGCAATTCCTTGCCTGGAGGCAAAAAGCTGCCTTTCATCGGTAAGATGCCAGTATTCAAAAAACAGTCTGTTCCAGCTTCTAACTACGATGCTACTGCTGTTTACACCAACGGCTGTTTGGAGgcaccacctccaccgccgcccacaTTGGGTGGAGCGTCGAGTCAGGTAGTTGCTCGTCAACAAGCACCGACAGTTGCGCAGATTCAGATGGCAATGATGGAAGATGCATTTGGCAATGCTCCCCCATTTCATCCTGATGCGGGTATGATGGTAGATTATGAAGAGCTAATGCCAGATCCCGTCCAGTTCGCAAATTTAATGACGAGCTGcccacctcctccaccgcctggAGAAGGCTCTGATAGGGACGCTCATGGCCTTGAGGCTGGCGATCAGCATGACAACGAAAACCGTGTGGACGTGTTGCCCCCAGGCATCGATGAAACCGAATCTGACCTGGTACCGCATCCGTTAGACACTGCAGCACAACCCCGCGGCGAGGAACTCCCAAAGGACCTGGTCGAAGCGCTTGACATAATATTCCCCAGCGACGGAGTGATTTTGGAGACATCAAATGAAAACAGTGAAAAGCAGGAAGAGGTTACTATCACCACCATTGTTAAGGATGACGCAGTGCTTAGTGAGCTTAATCTTCAAGACTTGGCTAAGCAGGGTATTCACCTTGTAACTATCAATGAAACAGAAGTCTCAAAAAAATCACATattcaaaaatcaaagaaGAATGAAGAGTCGGAGGTTTTTAATGGCAAATCTGACGCCgcagaaaacttaaaactaattGACGCAGAGGATATCCCAATGCCAAATTCGCCTCCAGCTGAGCCGTCATTTGACTATGAGACGAAAAGCAAGGCCTTCAACAAGCAAGCAGATATCTCGGAAATACCACAGCCGGCTGCACCGCCGTCAGACAGTGAGAAGTTTCGTCGTCAGTTAGAGCTTGACGAGTTGGCTATGCTGGGAATCGACAGCAGTGACATGGCGGCACAAT atgcCTTGTAA
- the LOC122622073 gene encoding zinc finger matrin-type protein CG9776 isoform X4: protein MEWQANRERAMNQQKDHDDFKNKKTKEDEDKASKKKKKKSGEKKKKKRKHGKKSKQCRMDANSTSSSSDSFSSEEENGQQPKKGRAEQQPIGQLDKSTTAGSIRVAMRKQDSTPTNLKQEVPFQSVPPPIIKDCTVASGRGKWTSARVEEQKEDQNKRDDTMLKQWNNVQPVISASEKKLLEQLKGRLNNKGVRDQDNHKEVPKEVNDEKFRRGGGRRSRSRSKRRSYSRSISRGRDRDRRDRERDRDRGRRRRSRSRGRHFSRSPMRSSRRSRSREGRSRRSRSRSIERVERPVIKHSEFRPRTVPERKQTDIKRDKKDAESKSKLKLSKPSSNSLPGGKKLPFIGKMPVFKKQSVPASNYDATAVYTNGCLEAPPPPPPTLGGASSQVVARQQAPTVAQIQMAMMEDAFGNAPPFHPDAGMMVDYEELMPDPVQFANLMTSCPPPPPPGEGSDRDAHGLEAGDQHDNENRVDVLPPGIDETESDLVPHPLDTAAQPRGEELPKDLVEALDIIFPSDGVILETSNENSEKQEEVTITTIVKDDAVLSELNLQDLAKQGIHLVTINETEVSKKSHIQKSKKNEESEVFNGKSDAAENLKLIDAEDIPMPNSPPAEPSFDYETKSKAFNKQADISEIPQPAAPPSDSEKFRRQLELDELAMLGIDSSDMAAQYAL, encoded by the exons ATGGAGTGGCAAGCAAACCGTGAACGGGCCATGAATCAACAGAAAGACCACGATGATTTCAAGAATAAAAAGACCAAGGAAGACGAGGACAAGgcgtcaaaaaaaaagaaaaaaaagag CggtgagaaaaaaaaaaagaagcgcaaGCACGGAAAAAAGAGCAAACAATGTAGAATGGATGCAAACAGCACATCGTCATCCTCTGATAGCTTTTCGTCAGAAGAGGAAAATGGACAGCAACCAAAGAAAGGTCGTGCCGAACAGCAACCAATTGGTCAATTGGATAAGTCAACTACTGCAGGATCAATACGCGTGGCCATGAGAAAGCAGGACAGCACACCAACAAATTTGAAGCAGGAAGTGCCTTTTCAGTCTGTGCCGCCACCAATCATAAAGGATTGCACAGTTGCTTCAGGACGGGGTAAATGGACTTCAGCCAGGGTCGAAGAACAAAAGGAAGATCAAAATAAACGGGATGATACCATGCTCAAGCAATGGAATAATGTGCAGCCTGTTATAAGTGCGAGTGAAAAAAAGCTGTTGGAACAGCTTAAAGGAAGGCTAAATAACAAGGGAGTTCGCGACCAGGACAACCATAAAGAAGTACCTAAAGAAGTGAATGACGAAAAGTTCAGGCGAGGTGGAGGACGTCGTTCTCGTTCACGATCTAAGCGGCGCAGTTACTCTCGAAGCATAAGTCGGGGACGGGATCGAGATCGGCGGGATCGTGAGCGAGATAGAGACCGTGGACGCCGGCGTCGGTCACGCAGTCGTGGCCGACACTTCTCCCGTTCGCCTATGAGATCCAGCCGGagaagtcgatcccgtgagGGTCGAAGTCGACGTAGCCGTAGTCGCTCTATTGAACGGGTAGAGCGTCCCGTGATCAAGCATTCCGAATTTCGGCCCCGTACTGTACCGGAACGCAAGCAAACAGATATAAAGCGCGACAAAAAGGATGCAGAAAGCAAGTCAAAGTTAAAGTTATCAAAACCCAGTAGCAATTCCTTGCCTGGAGGCAAAAAGCTGCCTTTCATCGGTAAGATGCCAGTATTCAAAAAACAGTCTGTTCCAGCTTCTAACTACGATGCTACTGCTGTTTACACCAACGGCTGTTTGGAGgcaccacctccaccgccgcccacaTTGGGTGGAGCGTCGAGTCAGGTAGTTGCTCGTCAACAAGCACCGACAGTTGCGCAGATTCAGATGGCAATGATGGAAGATGCATTTGGCAATGCTCCCCCATTTCATCCTGATGCGGGTATGATGGTAGATTATGAAGAGCTAATGCCAGATCCCGTCCAGTTCGCAAATTTAATGACGAGCTGcccacctcctccaccgcctggAGAAGGCTCTGATAGGGACGCTCATGGCCTTGAGGCTGGCGATCAGCATGACAACGAAAACCGTGTGGACGTGTTGCCCCCAGGCATCGATGAAACCGAATCTGACCTGGTACCGCATCCGTTAGACACTGCAGCACAACCCCGCGGCGAGGAACTCCCAAAGGACCTGGTCGAAGCGCTTGACATAATATTCCCCAGCGACGGAGTGATTTTGGAGACATCAAATGAAAACAGTGAAAAGCAGGAAGAGGTTACTATCACCACCATTGTTAAGGATGACGCAGTGCTTAGTGAGCTTAATCTTCAAGACTTGGCTAAGCAGGGTATTCACCTTGTAACTATCAATGAAACAGAAGTCTCAAAAAAATCACATattcaaaaatcaaagaaGAATGAAGAGTCGGAGGTTTTTAATGGCAAATCTGACGCCgcagaaaacttaaaactaattGACGCAGAGGATATCCCAATGCCAAATTCGCCTCCAGCTGAGCCGTCATTTGACTATGAGACGAAAAGCAAGGCCTTCAACAAGCAAGCAGATATCTCGGAAATACCACAGCCGGCTGCACCGCCGTCAGACAGTGAGAAGTTTCGTCGTCAGTTAGAGCTTGACGAGTTGGCTATGCTGGGAATCGACAGCAGTGACATGGCGGCACAAT atgcCTTGTAA
- the LOC122622073 gene encoding zinc finger matrin-type protein CG9776 isoform X3 produces MLFISQNPNYEMEWQANRERAMNQQKDHDDFKNKKTKEDEDKASKKKKKKSGEKKKKKRKHGKKSKQCRMDANSTSSSSDSFSSEEENGQQPKKGRAEQQPIGQLDKSTTAGSIRVAMRKQDSTPTNLKQEVPFQSVPPPIIKDCTVASGRGKWTSARVEEQKEDQNKRDDTMLKQWNNVQPVISASEKKLLEQLKGRLNNKGVRDQDNHKEVPKEVNDEKFRRGGGRRSRSRSKRRSYSRSISRGRDRDRRDRERDRDRGRRRRSRSRGRHFSRSPMRSSRRSRSREGRSRRSRSRSIERVERPVIKHSEFRPRTVPERKQTDIKRDKKDAESKSKLKLSKPSSNSLPGGKKLPFIGKMPVFKKQSVPASNYDATAVYTNGCLEAPPPPPPTLGGASSQVVARQQAPTVAQIQMAMMEDAFGNAPPFHPDAGMMVDYEELMPDPVQFANLMTSCPPPPPPGEGSDRDAHGLEAGDQHDNENRVDVLPPGIDETESDLVPHPLDTAAQPRGEELPKDLVEALDIIFPSDGVILETSNENSEKQEEVTITTIVKDDAVLSELNLQDLAKQGIHLVTINETEVSKKSHIQKSKKNEESEVFNGKSDAAENLKLIDAEDIPMPNSPPAEPSFDYETKSKAFNKQADISEIPQPAAPPSDSEKFRRQLELDELAMLGIDSSDMAAQYAL; encoded by the exons ATG CTATTTATAAGTCAGAATCCCAACTATGAAATGGAGTGGCAAGCAAACCGTGAACGGGCCATGAATCAACAGAAAGACCACGATGATTTCAAGAATAAAAAGACCAAGGAAGACGAGGACAAGgcgtcaaaaaaaaagaaaaaaaagag CggtgagaaaaaaaaaaagaagcgcaaGCACGGAAAAAAGAGCAAACAATGTAGAATGGATGCAAACAGCACATCGTCATCCTCTGATAGCTTTTCGTCAGAAGAGGAAAATGGACAGCAACCAAAGAAAGGTCGTGCCGAACAGCAACCAATTGGTCAATTGGATAAGTCAACTACTGCAGGATCAATACGCGTGGCCATGAGAAAGCAGGACAGCACACCAACAAATTTGAAGCAGGAAGTGCCTTTTCAGTCTGTGCCGCCACCAATCATAAAGGATTGCACAGTTGCTTCAGGACGGGGTAAATGGACTTCAGCCAGGGTCGAAGAACAAAAGGAAGATCAAAATAAACGGGATGATACCATGCTCAAGCAATGGAATAATGTGCAGCCTGTTATAAGTGCGAGTGAAAAAAAGCTGTTGGAACAGCTTAAAGGAAGGCTAAATAACAAGGGAGTTCGCGACCAGGACAACCATAAAGAAGTACCTAAAGAAGTGAATGACGAAAAGTTCAGGCGAGGTGGAGGACGTCGTTCTCGTTCACGATCTAAGCGGCGCAGTTACTCTCGAAGCATAAGTCGGGGACGGGATCGAGATCGGCGGGATCGTGAGCGAGATAGAGACCGTGGACGCCGGCGTCGGTCACGCAGTCGTGGCCGACACTTCTCCCGTTCGCCTATGAGATCCAGCCGGagaagtcgatcccgtgagGGTCGAAGTCGACGTAGCCGTAGTCGCTCTATTGAACGGGTAGAGCGTCCCGTGATCAAGCATTCCGAATTTCGGCCCCGTACTGTACCGGAACGCAAGCAAACAGATATAAAGCGCGACAAAAAGGATGCAGAAAGCAAGTCAAAGTTAAAGTTATCAAAACCCAGTAGCAATTCCTTGCCTGGAGGCAAAAAGCTGCCTTTCATCGGTAAGATGCCAGTATTCAAAAAACAGTCTGTTCCAGCTTCTAACTACGATGCTACTGCTGTTTACACCAACGGCTGTTTGGAGgcaccacctccaccgccgcccacaTTGGGTGGAGCGTCGAGTCAGGTAGTTGCTCGTCAACAAGCACCGACAGTTGCGCAGATTCAGATGGCAATGATGGAAGATGCATTTGGCAATGCTCCCCCATTTCATCCTGATGCGGGTATGATGGTAGATTATGAAGAGCTAATGCCAGATCCCGTCCAGTTCGCAAATTTAATGACGAGCTGcccacctcctccaccgcctggAGAAGGCTCTGATAGGGACGCTCATGGCCTTGAGGCTGGCGATCAGCATGACAACGAAAACCGTGTGGACGTGTTGCCCCCAGGCATCGATGAAACCGAATCTGACCTGGTACCGCATCCGTTAGACACTGCAGCACAACCCCGCGGCGAGGAACTCCCAAAGGACCTGGTCGAAGCGCTTGACATAATATTCCCCAGCGACGGAGTGATTTTGGAGACATCAAATGAAAACAGTGAAAAGCAGGAAGAGGTTACTATCACCACCATTGTTAAGGATGACGCAGTGCTTAGTGAGCTTAATCTTCAAGACTTGGCTAAGCAGGGTATTCACCTTGTAACTATCAATGAAACAGAAGTCTCAAAAAAATCACATattcaaaaatcaaagaaGAATGAAGAGTCGGAGGTTTTTAATGGCAAATCTGACGCCgcagaaaacttaaaactaattGACGCAGAGGATATCCCAATGCCAAATTCGCCTCCAGCTGAGCCGTCATTTGACTATGAGACGAAAAGCAAGGCCTTCAACAAGCAAGCAGATATCTCGGAAATACCACAGCCGGCTGCACCGCCGTCAGACAGTGAGAAGTTTCGTCGTCAGTTAGAGCTTGACGAGTTGGCTATGCTGGGAATCGACAGCAGTGACATGGCGGCACAAT atgcCTTGTAA